CCAGGTGGTGGCCAAGGTCATTCCGGCGATCGCGGCGGGCTGCACGGTGGTGCTCAAACCGAGTAACGAGGCGCCGTTGTCGGTGTTCGAGTTCGTCGAGGCCCTGCAGGACGCCGGGCTGCCACCCGGAGTGGTGAACCTGGTGTCCGGTCCCGGCCGGATCATCGGGGAACGGATGGCCGAGCACCCGGGCGTCGACTTCGTCTCGTTCACCGGCTCCACCGGTGTCGGCAGCCGTGTCGGCGAACTCGCCGGTCGGACCGTCAAGAAGGTGGCCCTCGAGTTGGGTGGCAAGTCAGCCAATGTGATCCTCGACGGCGCCGACCTTGCCACCGCGGTGAAGGTCGGCGTCGGCAATGCGTTCCTCAACGGTGGTCAGACCTGCATGGCCTGGACCCGGATGCTCGTCCCGCAGTCCCGCTACGGTGAGGCTCTCGACATCATCGAGGCCGCGGTCGCCAAGTACACCGTGGGCGACCCGACCGATCCGGGCACCCGGATCGGGCCGTCCGCGTCGCTCGCCCAGCAGCAGACAGTGCTGGGCTTCATCGAACGCGCGTCCGGCGACGGCGCCCGGCTGCTGACCGGGGGTTCGCAGAAGGTGCGCGACGTGGGCTATTACGTCGCCCCGACGGTGTTCGCCGATGTCGATCCGAACTCCGAACTCGGCCAGGAGGAGGTGTTCGGACCGGTGCTGGCCGTGATCCCGTTCCGCGACAGCGACGACGCATTGGAGATTGCCAACGGCACCCCGTACGGACTGTCGGGGGCGGTCTGGGCCGCCGACGATGACACCGCAATCGCCTTCGCCCGGCAGGTGCAGACCGGTCAGCTCGACATCAACGGCGGTAAGTACAACCCGGCCGCTCCCTTCGGGGGCTACAAGAAGTCCGGCATCGGCCGCGAACTCGGCCGGATCGGCTTCGAGGAGTTCCTACAGGTGAAATCGCTGCAGCTGCCGTGACCGAGCCCATTCGTATCAGCAGGACCGGGTCCGTCGAGACCTGGACCATCAACCGGCCCGAGTCGGGCAATGCGATCACCGGCAAGGATGTG
This region of Mycolicibacterium diernhoferi genomic DNA includes:
- a CDS encoding aldehyde dehydrogenase family protein → MSNHQYTRTKLYIDGEWVSPAGTDTIEVINPATEQVLGTVPGGTDADVDAAVAAARNAFDPLIGVPERRERLDAVITAMEKRLPDIAETITAEMGAPIRIAQTVQTQVPLAVARGFADALAGFEFEERIGNSLVTREPYGVVAAITPWNYPLYQVVAKVIPAIAAGCTVVLKPSNEAPLSVFEFVEALQDAGLPPGVVNLVSGPGRIIGERMAEHPGVDFVSFTGSTGVGSRVGELAGRTVKKVALELGGKSANVILDGADLATAVKVGVGNAFLNGGQTCMAWTRMLVPQSRYGEALDIIEAAVAKYTVGDPTDPGTRIGPSASLAQQQTVLGFIERASGDGARLLTGGSQKVRDVGYYVAPTVFADVDPNSELGQEEVFGPVLAVIPFRDSDDALEIANGTPYGLSGAVWAADDDTAIAFARQVQTGQLDINGGKYNPAAPFGGYKKSGIGRELGRIGFEEFLQVKSLQLP